One Mus musculus strain C57BL/6J chromosome 2, GRCm38.p6 C57BL/6J genomic window, GAAATGTCTGGAATGTACATttccctctccacctccctctgGCTGCAGCTTTCATCCACACAGTTGCCTGACTTCCTGCTAGAACTTCATGCTAGAATGCATGAGACCCTTGGCAACACTACTTTCTGTCTGGGAGAACTCCTATGCTATTGGAACACCATAGCATCTGCCAAGCTGGTCGTATTCTCTCTAAAGAGGGTAAGCCAAATCAACATGCTGGACTCCATGGGTTATGGGCTGAGAGACCCAACAAGGCTTCTTCATGCTTTTCTCCGTCTTTGTGccacagctgaggctcagcagtCTAAAGGCAGGGTGCTAAGCTGATCGACCGAAGAGCCGAACATACATGACCTCCAGAATGACCATGTGTGGCTATGTCCCAAGCACACGCCCAGGCTCCTTCTACCACGTTGATACAAACTTAAATTTTGTCTAACTCACCCCAGATCCAGCTGCCACCACACTGCACAGGAATAAAAAAACGTCCCTCTGGGAACCGGCAGGAATTGTGACTCGTGATATATAAATGCAGATGGGTGACATTCTCTCTACTCACCTGAATGAGCTCCCGCATCCCCTGGGCCAGCCACACTgggacacacacagagtaagtaTTCATACAAGTAATGGTACTGAAGCCCCTTCTGAGCATATATACTTGGGACCTTCAACTAATGATTTCCATGTGCCTAATACCAAAGGCATGAAGTCACACTTCCTTTATTTAGTCTGAGTTGATTTTCTTTACACTGTACAAAACGCCTTCCAGACTTGAGGGCTGGGATTTGGAAAACAAACTCTTTTCCTCCCTTCGCTGCCTTCTTGGCCCGATACATTGCATTCACATCCTCTTAACGTGTTCTGGAAGCAGCTCGTGTGGGTGTGTCCACCGTGAAGTCATTTATCTGTTCCGTCTCAGATTGGCACTGACGGCTCACAGTGTCCTGAGCCTTGCTGAGCAGCACCAGGTGTGTTTGTAGCTAGTGAGGATGAAGAAGCACTCCCTTCCACAGGCAGAAGAGTAAAGATGAGGGGCAGGTACCTGGGAGTGGGCACATTATGCTTATGTTGATGATGTCTCCATTGTATATAGACTAATATGTTCTCTTCACTCTATGATcaacccaggtttttttttttttttttttttttttaaagaggttaGCCAAGGCTCAACCAAGAAAGGCTAGCCTTACATGTTCAGGCGagctcccagcatgctctttTGTGCTACTCATGGTCACCGAGAGAACATCAGAGGCTGCCTCTGTTCCAGCCAGACTTTTCCCCATCTCTGAACCCCAGATTCTTCAGTTCTTCTCACTGAAGTCAAGAGTAACGCACACAGCCCAAGGCTTGTTACAGAGAGCGTCACTCGCCACCCGTGTTCCAGGCAAAGTGCGTCCTCTTCAAGCCTGCGCACTCAGCAGCTGCCACTGGACACATAAACCATCTCACTGAACACATAAATGCCAGCGTTGAGGCCCTAGCGGGTGATGAGTCCTACCTGTTCCCAAGATTTACATCCAGGGTGTGAAAGTCAATAAAAACTAATTAGATGTTTACCTCATTTCCTTGGTAATGACCCTTACATGCCACTAATTGTCAAATTGAATCTATATGCAGACGTTACCTCTATCAGGGTCAGGGCTAATTTCTGCATACACAAAGAAACAACACTGTGGTTATTTATACCCGTGGCCGGCCAGCATGCTTTGCGCAGATGCTCGGGAGCTCATTTCCATAGGAGGAGGAGCTGCGGCCGAGTTTCAGTATGCTGAGCAGGGGAATTAGGTATGCAACAACCATTCACAATAATGAGAGTTATGCACTTAATTCCCTGGCATcgctttaaaatttgttttattaaataatgCTGTAATGTTATGTTAAGTAACATTGGCTTCAGCCTCATTAAATAATCTCCTTAACTAT contains:
- the 4930591A17Rik gene encoding uncharacterized protein LOC68175; protein product: MQMGDILSTHLNELPHPLGQPHWDTHRRLAKAQPRKASLTCSGELPACSFVLLMVTERTSEAASVPARLFPISEPQILQFFSLKSRVTHTAQGLLQRASLATRVPGKVRPLQACALSSCHWTHKPSH